In Candidatus Krumholzibacteriota bacterium, one genomic interval encodes:
- a CDS encoding 30S ribosomal protein S1, whose amino-acid sequence MFDKVSDESVDTVIEEDQEWSDMVNAFGSESENLKEGRVVRGTVYSVSEKEIILDVGFKSEGTIPINEFANCKEVKKGDVFDVFLEKMENQDGLIVLSKMKADFLKAWDEIKEAYDTSNVVKANVDRRIKGGLVVKLMGVDAFLPGSQIALRQVPNLDELLGQELDCKIIKLNKRRRNIVVSRRVVLEAEREEKKKTILSEIQVGEEREGVVKNITDFGAFVDLGGIDGLLHLTDLTWGRVSHPSEAVAIGDKLKVKILDFDPERERISLGLKQLTPYPWEGVEERYPAGKKIRGKVVSITDYGAFVELEKGIEGLIHISEMSWTRHVKHPSKIVAIGDAVEAVILNIDKEHEKISLGLKQLEPDPWKALETKYPSGTRLKGKVRNLTNFGAFVEIEDGIDGLVHISDMSWAKRIRHPSEMVRKGDEVEVVVLEIDSGKRRISLGMKQTRENPWTDLAAEFTIGTETSGNVSRILDRGAVVELRMDVEGFVPLSHLGIEGVKKPSEYFDVGMELPLKVIKMDPQNKRIVLSVNAYLEGRSNEEIEEFKAKFPRRENVPVDTDESSRSDSDDDMDEPYEDYTDDDIIDEVIETKQDDGDSGETESGSASEDENVVKDTEKKVSDENVENIDPVVENAEGSPSDDDDPEKKDASE is encoded by the coding sequence ATGTTTGACAAGGTATCAGACGAATCAGTCGATACTGTCATCGAAGAAGACCAGGAATGGTCGGACATGGTCAACGCTTTCGGTTCTGAATCCGAGAACCTTAAAGAGGGGAGAGTAGTCCGCGGGACTGTCTATTCAGTCAGCGAAAAAGAGATTATTCTCGATGTCGGATTCAAAAGCGAAGGAACAATCCCGATCAATGAGTTCGCCAATTGCAAAGAAGTGAAGAAAGGCGACGTCTTTGATGTTTTCCTGGAAAAAATGGAGAACCAGGACGGACTTATCGTACTTTCAAAGATGAAAGCCGATTTCCTGAAAGCATGGGATGAGATCAAGGAAGCATACGATACGAGCAACGTGGTCAAGGCGAACGTGGACAGAAGGATCAAGGGTGGGCTTGTCGTCAAGCTTATGGGCGTCGACGCGTTCCTGCCAGGTTCCCAGATAGCTTTGAGGCAGGTTCCAAATCTTGATGAACTGCTCGGACAGGAACTTGATTGCAAGATCATCAAGTTGAACAAGAGAAGACGCAATATCGTCGTTTCGAGACGCGTCGTTCTTGAGGCGGAAAGAGAAGAGAAGAAGAAGACTATTCTTTCCGAGATCCAGGTCGGAGAAGAGCGTGAAGGTGTTGTCAAGAATATCACCGATTTCGGCGCTTTTGTCGATCTTGGAGGGATAGACGGACTTCTGCACCTTACAGATCTCACATGGGGCCGGGTAAGCCATCCATCCGAAGCAGTTGCTATCGGCGACAAACTGAAAGTCAAGATCCTCGATTTCGATCCTGAACGCGAGAGGATCTCTCTTGGATTGAAGCAATTGACTCCGTACCCGTGGGAGGGCGTAGAGGAAAGGTATCCTGCCGGGAAGAAGATAAGAGGCAAGGTTGTCTCGATAACCGATTACGGTGCTTTCGTCGAACTTGAAAAGGGAATCGAAGGGCTCATACATATCTCCGAGATGTCCTGGACGAGGCATGTCAAACATCCTTCAAAGATAGTCGCCATAGGAGATGCCGTAGAAGCGGTGATCCTGAATATAGACAAGGAACATGAAAAGATATCGCTTGGCCTTAAACAGCTTGAGCCTGATCCATGGAAAGCGCTTGAGACAAAATACCCGTCAGGCACGAGATTGAAGGGCAAAGTCCGAAATCTCACGAATTTTGGCGCGTTTGTCGAGATCGAGGATGGAATAGACGGGCTTGTGCATATATCCGATATGTCCTGGGCAAAGAGGATAAGGCATCCTTCAGAGATGGTGAGAAAAGGGGATGAGGTCGAAGTCGTCGTCCTTGAGATCGATAGCGGAAAAAGACGGATAAGCCTGGGAATGAAACAGACCAGGGAGAATCCATGGACCGATCTCGCTGCCGAATTCACCATCGGAACCGAGACAAGTGGAAATGTCTCGCGCATTCTCGACCGTGGAGCCGTCGTTGAGTTGAGAATGGATGTCGAGGGGTTCGTTCCCCTGTCGCATCTCGGTATCGAGGGAGTGAAAAAACCCTCGGAATACTTTGATGTAGGAATGGAACTTCCTCTGAAAGTCATCAAGATGGATCCTCAGAACAAGAGAATCGTCTTGAGCGTCAATGCTTATCTCGAAGGCCGTTCAAACGAGGAAATCGAGGAGTTCAAAGCGAAGTTCCCGAGAAGAGAAAATGTGCCTGTCGACACGGATGAGTCTTCGCGGAGTGACTCGGATGATGACATGGATGAACCCTATGAGGATTATACAGACGATGACATCATCGATGAGGTAATAGAAACGAAGCAGGACGATGGAGACTCCGGGGAGACCGAAAGCGGATCTGCCTCCGAGGATGAGAACGTTGTCAAAGATACCGAGAAAAAAGTATCCGATGAAAACGTCGAGAATATCGATCCTGTCGTTGAAAATGCGGAAGGATCGCCATCGGATGATGATGATCCAGAAAAGAAAGACGCCTCAGAATAA
- the hisC gene encoding histidinol-phosphate transaminase: protein MNIKNRMKQHLRKVKPYVPGKPVEELRREKNIKGEILKLASNENPYPALDEIKEAIIRELDQIGRYPNSGSHYLCHELAEYYRLDPGQIFVGNGSNEILDLLVRAFIGPGEDIVYPFPSFIAYPLICQQAGVNDIKVPLDDYRIDLEAVSKAITRDTKMVFICNPNNPTATYVTGEELDLFLASIPREIIIVLDEAYYEYVTADDYPDSQKLLESYDNIIILRTFSKVHSLSGLRIGYSISHPDLATCLHMVRQPFNVNRIAQIAARTALKHIDKLSGRIKENASEREFVRNELIGMGFTVPESQTNFLLAVPELECSGIVEKMMDLGVIIRGMAPFGLGDESFRVTVGKPEENRRFLDTLKKVL, encoded by the coding sequence ATGAACATTAAAAACCGGATGAAACAGCATTTAAGAAAAGTGAAACCATATGTGCCAGGAAAGCCGGTCGAAGAACTGAGAAGAGAAAAGAATATCAAGGGAGAGATATTAAAGCTCGCTTCGAATGAAAATCCTTATCCCGCGCTTGATGAGATCAAAGAGGCGATAATCAGGGAGCTGGACCAGATCGGAAGATACCCCAATTCTGGAAGCCACTACCTATGTCATGAACTGGCAGAGTATTACAGGCTTGATCCGGGGCAGATATTTGTCGGAAATGGATCGAACGAGATACTCGATCTGCTGGTAAGAGCCTTTATAGGACCGGGTGAGGATATCGTTTATCCATTTCCCAGTTTTATAGCTTATCCGCTGATCTGTCAACAGGCGGGGGTCAATGATATCAAAGTCCCTCTCGATGATTACCGGATAGATCTCGAAGCGGTAAGCAAGGCGATTACTCGCGACACAAAGATGGTCTTCATTTGCAATCCGAACAACCCGACCGCCACATATGTCACCGGTGAAGAACTCGATCTCTTCCTGGCTTCGATACCCAGGGAGATAATAATCGTCCTGGATGAAGCGTACTACGAATATGTGACTGCCGATGACTATCCCGACTCTCAGAAACTGCTTGAATCTTATGATAACATAATCATCCTGAGGACGTTCTCAAAAGTCCATTCCCTTTCCGGCCTCAGGATAGGATATTCGATATCCCATCCCGACCTGGCTACCTGTCTTCACATGGTAAGGCAGCCGTTCAACGTAAACCGGATCGCGCAGATCGCGGCAAGGACAGCCCTGAAACATATCGACAAACTCAGCGGCAGGATCAAAGAAAACGCTTCAGAACGGGAATTTGTCAGAAATGAATTGATCGGTATGGGATTTACCGTTCCTGAGTCTCAGACGAATTTTCTTCTTGCCGTTCCTGAACTCGAGTGCAGCGGTATCGTCGAAAAGATGATGGATCTTGGCGTGATCATCAGGGGAATGGCTCCATTCGGCCTGGGAGATGAATCTTTCCGCGTCACCGTGGGAAAACCTGAAGAAAACAGAAGATTCCTTGATACCCTGAAAAAGGTATTGTGA
- a CDS encoding rRNA pseudouridine synthase, whose product MVARIRINRFLAASGLGSRRKVEDLIKRGSVFVNGLEIRDLSARVDPERDIVTLDGEEIINAPGSLVLVMNKPVGVLSTVTDSHNRKTVLQLAREKGYNERLYPVGRLDLNSSGIIFLTDYGDLAFRLTHPRYKIEKTYIVTVKGNVSKKTVREMASGVQIDDFTTKPCEVRILEGDGEKTTVEIVLREGRKRQIRRMFSAFGHKVISLHRSAIGDLVFNDLDPGGIRRLTEGEEKHLKELVGL is encoded by the coding sequence ATGGTTGCCAGGATTAGAATCAACCGCTTTCTCGCCGCGTCAGGCCTCGGTTCCAGAAGGAAAGTCGAGGACCTGATAAAGCGGGGAAGTGTTTTTGTGAACGGACTTGAGATCCGCGATCTGTCGGCGAGGGTGGACCCTGAGCGTGATATCGTAACTTTGGACGGGGAAGAGATCATTAACGCGCCTGGGTCCCTGGTGCTTGTCATGAACAAGCCGGTGGGTGTCCTCAGCACGGTGACCGACAGTCATAACAGGAAAACAGTACTGCAACTGGCAAGGGAAAAAGGGTATAATGAAAGATTGTATCCCGTTGGAAGGCTTGACCTGAACAGTTCGGGGATCATTTTTCTGACGGATTACGGTGATCTGGCTTTTCGCCTGACCCACCCCAGGTACAAGATCGAAAAGACGTATATTGTCACGGTAAAAGGAAATGTATCGAAAAAAACTGTCAGGGAAATGGCTTCAGGGGTCCAGATCGACGACTTTACGACAAAACCGTGCGAGGTGAGGATTCTGGAAGGAGATGGAGAAAAGACTACTGTCGAGATCGTATTGAGGGAAGGGAGAAAGAGACAGATCAGGAGGATGTTTTCCGCCTTCGGGCACAAGGTCATATCACTGCATAGATCGGCGATAGGAGATCTGGTCTTTAATGATCTTGATCCGGGAGGGATACGCCGGTTGACAGAGGGTGAAGAAAAGCACTTAAAGGAACTTGTCGGGTTGTAG
- the ispH gene encoding 4-hydroxy-3-methylbut-2-enyl diphosphate reductase — translation MTRKIKIITSPHTGYCFGVKRAMRLIEERLESCRLYSTGAVIHNPQAVERLQSRGVIPVSSIEEMKCGDTLIIRAHGVDPEMIEKCERMGIELIDTTCPFVKRIHDYVEEMSADSREIIILGDARHPEVKGIAGRAREKALILDSIESARIIEGIDKAGVVIQTTFPREKSRMIIEELEKRIGDLQVHDTICEATTMRRQATLSLAEEVDMILVVGGKESSNTRRLYQMCLDMDIPARFIETASEIEDSWFEGCDEVGLTTGTSTPGWVIEEVLTRLSEIQ, via the coding sequence ATGACTCGGAAAATTAAAATAATCACTTCTCCACACACCGGTTACTGTTTTGGCGTAAAGCGCGCTATGAGGCTGATCGAGGAGAGGCTGGAAAGTTGCAGGCTTTATTCGACCGGCGCCGTGATCCATAATCCCCAGGCAGTGGAGAGGCTTCAATCCCGGGGAGTGATCCCCGTTTCCTCCATTGAAGAGATGAAGTGTGGAGATACGCTTATTATCAGGGCGCATGGCGTAGACCCGGAAATGATCGAAAAATGCGAAAGGATGGGAATAGAACTCATCGATACGACCTGTCCCTTTGTAAAAAGGATCCATGACTACGTCGAAGAGATGTCCGCCGATTCACGGGAGATCATAATCCTTGGAGACGCAAGACACCCGGAAGTCAAAGGAATAGCGGGGAGGGCGAGGGAAAAAGCTCTGATCCTGGATTCCATAGAATCTGCCAGAATCATCGAAGGGATCGACAAAGCCGGGGTAGTGATCCAGACGACTTTTCCGAGAGAAAAGTCGAGGATGATCATAGAAGAACTTGAAAAAAGGATAGGCGATCTCCAGGTCCACGATACTATCTGCGAAGCTACGACGATGAGGCGTCAGGCGACACTCAGCCTGGCTGAGGAAGTCGACATGATCCTTGTCGTGGGTGGAAAGGAAAGCTCAAATACCAGAAGACTTTACCAGATGTGCCTTGACATGGACATCCCGGCCAGATTTATCGAAACAGCCAGCGAAATCGAAGATTCATGGTTTGAAGGTTGTGACGAGGTCGGACTGACGACCGGGACGTCGACACCGGGCTGGGTAATCGAGGAAGTCCTTACCAGATTATCAGAGATCCAGTAG
- a CDS encoding segregation/condensation protein A: MVYQIRLTQFEGPLDLLLHLIRRDKINIYDIPVSHITKEYLSYIDIMKELRLEVAGEFFVMAATLMRIKAQMLLPRREESDEEEEDPREELVRNLLEYRKYKEAAVCLAQKEIDRRKIFPRPTQRHSVTQEESEDDRMEVSVFDLVDAFKKVMEELKNQVSYRIRKEQYTIEEKIDLIRDRMSKRSEVLFSELFAGVYDKLEVIVTFLAVLETVKSGFLAARQMSQGNDIWLYRQETGKSGNEERKIDGIPA, translated from the coding sequence ATGGTTTACCAGATCCGTTTGACACAATTTGAGGGGCCTCTGGACCTGCTGTTGCATCTCATCCGCAGGGACAAGATCAACATCTATGATATCCCCGTCTCACATATCACGAAGGAATATCTTTCATATATCGATATAATGAAAGAGTTGAGGCTTGAAGTGGCAGGCGAGTTCTTCGTAATGGCAGCGACCCTGATGAGGATCAAGGCCCAGATGCTTCTTCCGAGAAGAGAGGAATCTGATGAAGAGGAGGAAGATCCCAGGGAAGAACTTGTCAGAAACCTTCTTGAATACAGAAAATACAAGGAAGCAGCTGTCTGTCTCGCGCAGAAGGAGATAGACCGGCGAAAGATTTTTCCAAGGCCGACCCAGAGACATTCAGTCACACAGGAAGAGAGTGAAGACGACAGGATGGAAGTCTCAGTCTTTGACCTGGTCGATGCCTTCAAAAAGGTGATGGAAGAACTCAAGAACCAGGTCAGTTACCGGATCAGGAAGGAACAGTATACTATAGAAGAAAAGATTGACCTGATCAGAGACCGTATGAGCAAACGATCAGAGGTCCTTTTCTCCGAACTTTTCGCGGGGGTATATGACAAACTTGAGGTCATAGTGACATTTCTGGCTGTCCTTGAAACTGTGAAATCGGGTTTTCTGGCGGCTCGTCAGATGTCCCAGGGGAATGATATATGGTTATACAGGCAGGAAACCGGAAAATCGGGAAATGAAGAGAGAAAAATAGATGGAATACCAGCATGA
- the mtaB gene encoding tRNA (N(6)-L-threonylcarbamoyladenosine(37)-C(2))-methylthiotransferase MtaB — MKRNFAITTLGCKLNQYESECIRHDLTGRGWERRDFDMPADFYVINTCTVTSKTDARCRNAIRRARKNSPDAVIIATGCLAQTQFQKLESMKEVDFVFNNEEKGRIAEFLEKYIKNGNDLDRQNECVSSFDIDIDSFSNHSRAFMKVQDGCDSKCSYCIIPEARGRSRSIPPADVIRKIRRLAGNSYMEIVLTGIHIGRYGMDPGSGIDLAGLIEEIISAIDGIRIRLSSIEPVEVSRKLSSLVIDSPRVASHLHIPLQSGDDKILRSMNRPYSTEQFRILTDDLKDRSSGLIIGTDIITGFPGETDREFENTYAYLADLKVDYFHVFSYSKRPGTPAASMEGHLDPRVIRSRCQKLIELGRRKRLDFMRKMVGRQDLALIQGPESEDAGIYNALTGNYCEVAVEAPAEMAGKLVEIEISRYSKGRLYGKLC; from the coding sequence ATGAAGAGAAATTTCGCAATCACAACTCTCGGATGTAAACTTAACCAGTACGAATCCGAGTGCATCCGCCATGACCTCACTGGAAGGGGATGGGAACGAAGGGATTTCGATATGCCGGCTGATTTTTATGTGATCAATACATGTACGGTGACGTCAAAAACAGACGCGAGGTGCAGAAACGCGATCAGAAGAGCCCGAAAGAATTCACCTGATGCCGTCATCATAGCGACCGGATGTCTTGCTCAGACGCAATTTCAAAAACTTGAATCGATGAAAGAAGTGGATTTCGTTTTTAATAACGAGGAGAAAGGGCGTATTGCAGAATTTCTTGAAAAATACATCAAGAATGGAAATGATCTCGACAGGCAAAATGAATGCGTATCAAGCTTCGATATCGATATTGACAGTTTTTCAAATCACTCAAGAGCTTTTATGAAGGTACAGGATGGGTGCGATTCGAAATGCAGTTACTGCATAATTCCAGAAGCGAGGGGCAGAAGCAGAAGCATCCCGCCAGCTGACGTGATAAGAAAAATCCGGCGTCTGGCCGGCAATTCGTACATGGAAATCGTTCTTACAGGTATACATATCGGGCGCTACGGGATGGATCCAGGTTCCGGTATCGATCTTGCCGGATTGATCGAAGAGATAATTTCCGCGATTGACGGGATCAGGATAAGGCTAAGCAGTATCGAACCTGTAGAAGTCAGCAGAAAGCTCTCGTCCCTTGTAATCGATTCACCGCGCGTAGCTTCTCACCTTCACATCCCGCTCCAGAGCGGAGATGACAAAATACTAAGAAGTATGAACCGCCCCTATTCGACAGAACAATTCAGAATACTTACAGATGATCTCAAAGACAGATCCTCCGGCCTGATCATAGGTACAGATATAATCACCGGGTTCCCGGGCGAGACGGATAGGGAGTTCGAAAACACCTATGCGTACCTGGCGGATCTGAAAGTCGATTATTTTCATGTATTTTCATATTCTAAAAGACCAGGCACCCCTGCGGCATCGATGGAAGGACATCTCGATCCACGCGTGATAAGATCCAGATGCCAGAAGTTGATAGAACTCGGCAGAAGAAAAAGATTGGATTTCATGCGAAAAATGGTCGGAAGACAGGATCTTGCTCTAATCCAGGGGCCGGAAAGTGAAGATGCCGGGATATATAACGCATTGACCGGGAATTACTGTGAAGTCGCCGTCGAAGCCCCGGCAGAAATGGCTGGAAAACTTGTGGAGATAGAAATATCACGGTATTCAAAAGGAAGGCTTTACGGGAAGCTGTGTTGA
- the miaB gene encoding tRNA (N6-isopentenyl adenosine(37)-C2)-methylthiotransferase MiaB has product MKEYSVYYESFGCQMNAFDTEVIEGMMLEAGFSSNDSPADSDVIIVNTCSVRENAETRALGRLNDLSRHKQALIVACGCMAQRMGDSLLEAVQGLSLVSGPDNYATLPGTVKDLLESGERRSLTDMDGSVTYPLFPKVENRRVSRFLSITRGCENFCSYCIVPYLRGKVRSKGFEQIIDEINMLHSRGAREVTLLGQNVMAYNSDGVAFTDLIERVISGTDIDRIRFLTTHPRDIEMKIFELMATNKRLCPHIHLPFQSGSDRILGMMNRGYSRSHYINIISNARNIKPDLAITTDIIVGFPTETDDDFKETLDIVEKARFDSAFTFKYSPREGTNAYRIDDDVAIEVKEERLDILNRKIGGIRREILKKLEGACDEILLDGTVEKGENHFVKGRTPHFRNVLLQNGDIKNGDLVRVIMKELRNFTLYCEEDKRR; this is encoded by the coding sequence ATGAAAGAGTACAGCGTGTATTATGAAAGTTTCGGCTGCCAGATGAATGCTTTCGACACCGAGGTGATCGAGGGGATGATGCTCGAGGCCGGCTTTTCGAGCAACGATTCGCCTGCCGACTCAGACGTAATAATTGTCAATACTTGCAGTGTCAGGGAAAACGCGGAGACAAGAGCGCTGGGTCGCCTGAACGATCTTTCAAGGCACAAACAAGCGCTCATCGTCGCATGCGGATGTATGGCACAAAGGATGGGAGATAGCCTGCTCGAAGCTGTTCAGGGTCTCTCGCTCGTTTCGGGTCCGGATAATTACGCGACACTGCCGGGGACAGTGAAAGACCTCCTTGAGTCGGGAGAGAGGCGTTCTCTGACAGATATGGACGGATCGGTGACCTATCCGCTCTTTCCAAAAGTTGAAAACAGGAGAGTGTCGAGATTCCTCTCTATTACGAGGGGTTGTGAGAATTTCTGTTCCTATTGCATAGTCCCTTATCTAAGGGGAAAAGTCAGAAGTAAGGGGTTCGAACAGATAATCGATGAGATAAATATGCTCCATTCCCGAGGCGCAAGGGAAGTTACTCTACTCGGCCAGAATGTGATGGCGTATAACTCGGACGGGGTAGCGTTCACCGACCTGATAGAGCGGGTAATTTCAGGGACTGATATAGATAGAATAAGGTTCCTGACTACCCACCCGCGTGATATCGAAATGAAAATATTTGAATTGATGGCAACCAACAAAAGATTGTGTCCACATATCCATCTCCCTTTTCAATCGGGCAGCGACAGGATATTGGGGATGATGAACAGGGGTTATTCGAGGTCGCATTATATCAATATTATCAGTAATGCCCGAAACATAAAACCCGATCTTGCCATAACGACCGACATTATCGTCGGATTTCCGACGGAGACTGATGACGATTTCAAGGAAACACTCGATATCGTGGAGAAAGCAAGATTCGATTCGGCTTTTACTTTCAAGTACTCCCCGAGAGAAGGGACCAATGCTTATCGTATTGATGACGACGTGGCTATCGAGGTCAAGGAAGAGCGCCTGGACATCCTGAACAGGAAAATAGGTGGGATCAGGCGGGAAATACTGAAAAAGCTTGAAGGCGCTTGTGATGAAATCCTTCTTGACGGTACAGTTGAAAAAGGGGAAAATCACTTCGTCAAAGGAAGGACGCCACATTTCAGGAATGTCCTTCTTCAAAACGGAGATATTAAAAACGGTGATCTGGTCCGGGTTATAATGAAAGAATTACGGAATTTTACGCTTTATTGTGAAGAGGACAAAAGGAGGTAG
- a CDS encoding (d)CMP kinase yields MDLNEKTKLILARMVVTIDGPAGSGKSTTASMLAEKLGLTYLDTGAMYRAVTWDILENKIDPEDEEMVTARTRELDLEMKYVEGVPSFFLGGEKLGERIRSQRVSSAVSPVSRHRGVREALVRIQRSISEEGGVVAEGRDTGTTVFPFADVKIYLVADIESRSKRRVSQLKEMGLDGEVGSIKNNLEQRDQIDSTRQHSPLRKPPGSVLVDTSGISIEDQVGLISDIVIKKAEELADLRVWPGEKNEQSKKPVYWTIVSTAIHLFYRVVFGLRRYGLENISYRENYIFASNHISYSDPPIIGSSLKRKIWFLAKKELFKNFLFGWLIRKFNAIPVKRGEADRVSVKTITEKLMAGDSVLLFPEGTRSRNGKIRKLKSGIGYYALQTGRPIVPLFISGADDLKACFLRKKKMEVRIGRPVRIDPDYHSDDKKEDYNMLAQMTMEEMVMMKNDSEN; encoded by the coding sequence ATGGATCTGAATGAAAAAACCAAACTGATCCTGGCAAGGATGGTAGTGACAATTGACGGACCGGCCGGTTCGGGGAAAAGCACCACAGCGTCCATGCTCGCTGAAAAACTCGGCCTGACATACCTGGATACGGGAGCTATGTACAGGGCGGTGACATGGGATATACTGGAAAATAAAATAGATCCCGAAGACGAGGAGATGGTGACGGCAAGGACCAGGGAACTCGACCTTGAGATGAAATATGTGGAGGGAGTCCCGTCCTTCTTCCTCGGCGGAGAAAAGCTTGGTGAGAGGATCAGATCGCAGAGGGTATCTTCTGCGGTATCGCCTGTAAGCAGGCATCGGGGAGTAAGAGAAGCGCTTGTCAGGATCCAGCGGTCGATATCGGAAGAAGGAGGCGTTGTAGCCGAAGGGAGAGACACAGGAACGACAGTTTTCCCGTTCGCCGACGTAAAGATATATCTTGTTGCCGATATAGAATCGAGGAGTAAGCGCAGAGTGTCGCAACTAAAGGAGATGGGGCTTGATGGTGAGGTCGGATCGATAAAGAATAACCTTGAACAACGGGATCAGATAGATTCCACCCGCCAGCACAGCCCGCTTAGAAAACCGCCCGGATCAGTCCTGGTGGACACGTCTGGCATATCTATCGAAGACCAGGTCGGGTTGATCAGTGATATCGTGATCAAAAAAGCTGAAGAGCTGGCGGATCTGCGAGTATGGCCGGGAGAAAAGAATGAACAGTCAAAAAAGCCTGTGTACTGGACCATCGTCTCGACAGCAATCCATTTATTCTACCGTGTCGTCTTCGGCCTCAGAAGATATGGTTTAGAAAACATATCTTACAGGGAAAATTATATTTTTGCCTCAAATCACATCTCGTATTCAGACCCACCGATCATAGGGTCCTCCCTTAAAAGGAAAATATGGTTTCTCGCCAAAAAAGAACTGTTCAAGAATTTTCTTTTCGGCTGGCTGATAAGAAAATTCAACGCTATTCCCGTCAAAAGGGGTGAAGCGGACAGGGTTTCGGTGAAGACGATCACCGAAAAACTCATGGCGGGAGATTCTGTCCTTCTGTTCCCGGAAGGAACAAGGTCGAGGAACGGCAAAATCAGGAAATTGAAATCAGGGATAGGGTATTACGCCCTCCAGACGGGAAGGCCGATAGTGCCATTATTTATATCCGGCGCTGATGATCTGAAGGCGTGTTTTCTGAGGAAAAAAAAGATGGAAGTCCGCATAGGCAGACCTGTCAGGATAGATCCGGATTATCATTCTGATGATAAAAAAGAGGATTACAATATGCTCGCGCAGATGACCATGGAAGAAATGGTCATGATGAAAAATGACTCGGAAAATTAA
- the scpB gene encoding SMC-Scp complex subunit ScpB: MEYQHESEPDVKKTESEVEALLFASDGPLSAARIASLTGVSSVKTIKDAIRVLEEFYRTNERSFGIVEIAGGYQITTCSEHARLVASLFKSRRKARLSQAALETLAIIAYKQPINRLEVEAIRGVNCDGVLSTLIDRELIVITGRGEGIGKPYLYSTTTKFLEYLGLKDYRDLPSIEELEKSLEDIDLIPKPVDQDDRSENETEKRSESDTDSDEKDDLCDREEESEITPGEEPEEDSGISIDSDR; encoded by the coding sequence ATGGAATACCAGCATGAATCCGAACCTGACGTGAAGAAGACCGAGAGCGAGGTAGAAGCGCTTCTTTTCGCGTCTGACGGACCACTGTCAGCGGCCCGGATAGCATCCCTTACGGGTGTTTCCTCGGTAAAAACGATAAAAGACGCTATCAGGGTACTGGAAGAGTTTTACAGAACGAATGAAAGAAGTTTCGGCATCGTGGAGATCGCCGGAGGATATCAGATCACGACCTGTTCTGAACACGCGCGGCTTGTCGCTTCTCTTTTCAAGAGCAGGAGGAAAGCAAGGCTGTCTCAGGCTGCCCTGGAGACTCTTGCGATCATAGCGTATAAACAGCCTATCAACAGGCTGGAGGTCGAAGCTATCCGCGGGGTAAATTGCGATGGGGTGCTCTCGACCCTTATCGACAGAGAACTGATAGTGATTACCGGTCGAGGGGAGGGAATAGGAAAGCCTTATCTCTATTCTACCACGACAAAGTTCCTCGAATATCTGGGGCTCAAGGATTATCGCGATCTGCCCAGCATCGAAGAGCTTGAAAAAAGCCTTGAAGATATCGACCTGATTCCAAAACCTGTCGATCAGGACGATCGATCCGAAAATGAAACGGAAAAGCGCTCTGAAAGTGATACCGATAGCGATGAGAAGGATGACCTGTGTGACCGGGAAGAAGAATCAGAGATTACCCCTGGCGAAGAGCCGGAAGAGGATAGCGGGATCAGCATCGATAGTGACAGGTAA